One genomic window of Candidatus Kaelpia aquatica includes the following:
- a CDS encoding Na/Pi symporter produces the protein MNKNKFRTFATILLVAISLYFFLTSIGLMGKAFKGFGGEFAEILLRTTSNPFVALFVGILATSLVQSSSTTTSIVVGMVASGMITVGNAIPIVMGANIGTTVTNTLVALGHITRREEFKRAISGATVHDFFNLICVAILFPLELGTGFLQKSATFLSMSFVNAGGIKFTSPIKMAIDPTIDFTKYVFTKFLNLPHHLAYSLILIVSIIMLFLSLFSIVRLMKSLVINRTESVLDKVIGKNGFIGIFAGLLFTIVVQSSSITTSLLIPLIGAGIITVETIFPITMGANIGTTTTAILASFATGNPAAITIAFVHFLFNITGVLFIYPIKIMRSIPINLAKNFGNLAFKKRRYALIYVFSIFFLIPGLLIVISKLIK, from the coding sequence AAAATAAATTTAGAACATTTGCAACGATACTATTAGTAGCAATTTCTCTTTATTTCTTTTTAACTAGCATAGGTTTAATGGGTAAAGCATTCAAGGGTTTCGGGGGAGAATTTGCTGAAATATTGCTGAGAACTACTTCAAATCCTTTTGTTGCTCTATTTGTGGGAATTCTTGCTACAAGTCTAGTTCAGAGTTCCTCGACCACTACTTCTATTGTTGTAGGTATGGTTGCTTCAGGGATGATAACCGTTGGTAACGCTATTCCTATAGTAATGGGGGCTAATATAGGGACAACTGTGACAAATACATTAGTTGCATTGGGTCATATTACACGTAGGGAAGAATTCAAACGGGCTATTAGCGGAGCGACTGTTCATGATTTTTTTAATTTGATATGTGTAGCTATATTATTTCCATTGGAACTAGGAACTGGTTTCTTACAAAAATCTGCTACATTCTTATCTATGTCATTTGTTAATGCTGGCGGTATTAAGTTTACAAGCCCGATAAAGATGGCAATAGATCCAACCATTGATTTTACAAAGTATGTATTTACTAAATTTTTGAATTTACCTCACCATCTAGCTTATTCTTTGATTTTAATAGTATCGATAATTATGCTTTTCCTTTCTTTGTTTTCTATCGTAAGGTTAATGAAATCATTGGTTATAAATAGAACTGAATCTGTATTGGATAAAGTAATAGGAAAAAACGGATTTATAGGTATATTTGCAGGATTATTATTTACTATTGTTGTACAAAGTAGCTCAATAACAACTTCTCTTCTAATCCCTTTAATAGGTGCAGGTATTATTACCGTTGAAACTATATTTCCTATAACTATGGGAGCAAACATCGGTACTACCACTACTGCAATTTTAGCCTCATTTGCAACAGGTAATCCCGCAGCAATAACAATAGCATTTGTACATTTCTTATTTAATATAACAGGTGTGCTATTTATTTATCCTATAAAAATAATGCGAAGTATACCTATAAATTTAGCAAAGAATTTTGGTAATTTAGCGTTTAAGAAAAGAAGATATGCTTTGATTTATGTTTTCAGCATATTCTTTTTGATTCCAGGGCTACTAATTGTTATTTCAAAATTAATAAAATAG
- a CDS encoding PhoU domain-containing protein has protein sequence MFETLIKIWKKKNLLPQVFDEFQEILVNAHEMFDSVCKKLIDNEEVPSLRKKIYEIDENINRLQKDIRTKVVEHLIFQPAVDVSVCLLLMSVVKDAERLGDYCKNLLEVVYILGKPIDKKKYLYFFDVMDKKISELFKKTKEAFIESDEKKSITAWDYETKIVKRCDEIVEELAKSSLSINEGVCLTLIARYFKRLTAHLTNIATSVVLPISELDHYDEGRRKESVTD, from the coding sequence ATGTTTGAGACTTTAATAAAAATATGGAAGAAAAAAAATCTTCTACCACAGGTGTTTGACGAATTTCAGGAGATACTTGTTAACGCACATGAAATGTTTGACTCTGTGTGTAAAAAACTAATTGATAATGAAGAAGTACCCTCTTTGAGGAAGAAGATTTACGAGATTGATGAAAATATTAATAGATTGCAGAAAGATATAAGAACAAAAGTCGTAGAACATCTAATATTTCAACCAGCAGTGGATGTGTCCGTATGCCTTCTTTTGATGAGTGTTGTAAAAGATGCAGAAAGACTGGGAGATTATTGTAAAAATCTGCTGGAAGTGGTTTACATTCTGGGAAAACCTATAGATAAGAAGAAATATTTGTATTTCTTTGACGTTATGGATAAAAAAATATCTGAATTGTTTAAAAAGACAAAAGAAGCTTTCATTGAATCAGATGAAAAAAAATCAATTACTGCATGGGATTATGAGACAAAGATAGTAAAACGTTGCGATGAGATAGTTGAGGAACTTGCAAAAAGCAGCTTATCTATTAATGAGGGTGTATGTCTTACTTTGATTGCGAGATATTTTAAACGGTTGACAGCCCATTTAACTAATATTGCTACTTCAGTAGTTCTACCTATAAGCGAATTAGATCATTATGATGAAGGGAGGAGAAAAGAAAGTGTTACAGATTGA
- a CDS encoding DUF2490 domain-containing protein, with protein MMKGGEKKVLQIEKKIITVLIVVIGLFTTICFAFDNNDFQYWNTESISWKISDDWKAQLETEFRYGDNASDFYYQHSDIGLTYSGAAKWLDFGFNYRQIFEEKNSIWQYENVPHFNATLKWELLDYLFSNRMRFEYKNKEGSDNYWRYRNKITVKIPIKLTNLEIQPYIADEIFYDFDEEIFNKNRLYAGFNFRLFKHLKVETFYLWQNSKNSSGWSDICALGAKLKLFF; from the coding sequence ATGATGAAGGGAGGAGAAAAGAAAGTGTTACAGATTGAGAAAAAAATAATTACCGTTCTTATTGTAGTGATAGGACTATTTACCACAATATGCTTTGCTTTTGATAATAATGATTTTCAATATTGGAATACAGAAAGCATTTCTTGGAAGATTAGCGATGACTGGAAAGCACAGCTTGAAACAGAATTTCGCTACGGAGATAATGCAAGTGATTTTTACTATCAACATTCAGATATAGGTCTTACTTATTCGGGGGCAGCTAAATGGCTGGATTTTGGCTTTAATTATAGGCAAATATTCGAAGAAAAGAATAGTATTTGGCAATATGAGAATGTACCCCATTTTAATGCAACTTTAAAATGGGAACTGTTAGATTATCTATTTAGCAATAGAATGAGGTTTGAATATAAAAACAAAGAGGGATCAGATAATTATTGGAGATATAGGAATAAAATTACAGTAAAAATACCAATAAAACTAACAAATCTTGAAATTCAACCCTATATAGCAGATGAGATATTTTATGACTTTGACGAAGAAATCTTTAATAAAAATAGGCTCTATGCTGGGTTTAATTTTAGATTATTCAAACATTTAAAAGTAGAGACTTTTTACCTCTGGCAAAATAGCAAAAATAGTAGTGGCTGGAGCGATATTTGTGCTTTAGGAGCAAAGTTAAAATTATTTTTTTGA
- a CDS encoding LuxR C-terminal-related transcriptional regulator gives MDFRILLEKITPRLKYIARMNTLYGFYSQDDLFQEMCIYLWQQYRYGLPIGINESYVVKGCEFHLKNFLRKGRPKIVLSSLDESICSGGITLVDILEDDKADSKSRIEARLTIDDIKDLGLTDKENSVLSLLLKGHTMREIAVKLDVSHVMVLKYKNNIRKKWKKKGYQK, from the coding sequence ATGGATTTTAGAATATTATTAGAAAAGATAACCCCTAGGCTTAAATATATTGCGCGTATGAATACGCTCTATGGTTTTTATAGCCAAGACGACCTTTTTCAAGAGATGTGCATTTATCTCTGGCAACAATATAGATATGGATTACCTATAGGGATAAACGAATCTTATGTAGTTAAAGGTTGTGAGTTTCATTTAAAGAATTTTCTTCGTAAGGGAAGACCTAAGATAGTGCTCTCCAGTCTTGATGAATCAATATGTTCGGGGGGCATAACATTGGTCGATATTCTTGAAGATGATAAGGCGGATTCTAAATCAAGAATAGAGGCTAGATTAACTATAGATGATATTAAAGATTTAGGCTTAACAGATAAGGAAAATTCAGTGTTGTCTTTGCTTTTAAAAGGCCATACCATGCGTGAAATTGCAGTTAAACTAGACGTATCTCATGTTATGGTATTGAAATATAAGAATAATATAAGAAAGAAATGGAAAAAGAAGGGTTACCAAAAGTGA
- a CDS encoding TorF family putative porin — MLKRKAVYSLSTLIILFSILSAVQAEALEDIEISIDIAVYSKYIWRGFKLDDDPVLQSGVYVSSHGFDFSVWGTADLENDDSLNSDEMDYSLSYTYDLRNKLNLPMSISGGYTYYDFPPVDTNSQEFFVGFALDGVLSPALTWYHDFEDESQGGGKGDYIIAEISHSIKIESSPVTVNLSGHVGYNNELFINGDGGDIGCEVGLTFNLSDNCSLSPSVSYSIPFGDLSDSSDGNQDNEFYGGVALSFNL, encoded by the coding sequence GTGCTAAAGAGGAAAGCGGTTTATAGTTTGTCTACGCTCATTATCTTGTTTAGTATACTTTCTGCTGTACAAGCAGAAGCTTTGGAAGATATTGAAATCTCGATAGACATAGCGGTCTATTCTAAATATATCTGGCGTGGTTTTAAACTCGATGACGACCCTGTTTTACAATCCGGAGTGTATGTCAGTAGCCATGGTTTTGATTTCAGTGTCTGGGGTACCGCTGACCTAGAGAATGATGATTCTTTAAACTCAGATGAGATGGATTATTCATTAAGTTACACCTATGACTTGAGGAATAAATTGAATCTTCCTATGTCTATATCAGGAGGGTATACATATTATGATTTTCCACCAGTTGATACCAATAGTCAGGAGTTCTTCGTAGGTTTTGCATTAGATGGTGTCCTATCTCCTGCTTTAACTTGGTATCACGATTTTGAAGATGAAAGCCAGGGTGGCGGTAAGGGCGATTATATAATTGCTGAAATTAGTCATTCTATCAAAATAGAAAGTTCTCCTGTAACAGTCAATCTATCAGGTCATGTAGGCTATAATAATGAGTTGTTTATCAATGGAGATGGTGGTGATATAGGTTGTGAAGTAGGATTGACGTTCAACTTGTCAGATAATTGTTCTCTCTCTCCAAGTGTAAGTTATTCTATTCCTTTTGGTGATCTAAGCGATTCTAGCGATGGTAATCAAGATAATGAATTTTATGGTGGCGTTGCTTTAAGTTTTAATCTTTAA
- a CDS encoding ammonium transporter — translation MDVSYATTVGIDTLWVLIAAFLVFFMQAGFGMVEAGFIRSKNTCNILTKNFLDFCMASLGFFMFGYAIMFGTGNGFMGFTGFFLKGAESGADIPIYAFWLFQAAFCGAAATIVAGGMAERMKFKAYLIYSFIISALIYPTVGHWIWGGGWLAKIGFADFAGSTVVHAVGGFAALIGTIILKPRIGKYNVDGSANVIAGHNIPLASLGVFILWFGWFGFNPGSTLSVGDGSLISRVAINTNLAAAAGGIMAMIVVWKLFGKPDLSMAMNGALAGLVAVTAPCAFIEPWAAITIGTVAGFIVIVGVLFLDRIRVDDPVGAVAVHGFNGIWGTLSVGLFGQKVLGLINDGLFYGGGFKQLGIQALGCLTVVLFIIATMGVVFKLIDFFIGLRVSKEEELKGLDITEHGMESYAGFQIFTTE, via the coding sequence ATGGATGTTAGTTATGCAACAACAGTAGGCATTGATACACTCTGGGTTTTAATAGCTGCATTTTTGGTTTTTTTCATGCAAGCGGGATTTGGTATGGTTGAAGCAGGCTTTATTCGTTCTAAAAATACCTGTAACATACTTACGAAGAATTTTTTAGATTTTTGTATGGCATCTTTAGGATTCTTTATGTTTGGGTATGCGATTATGTTTGGGACAGGAAACGGATTTATGGGTTTTACGGGTTTTTTCCTTAAAGGTGCTGAATCAGGAGCTGACATACCAATATATGCTTTCTGGCTTTTCCAAGCCGCATTTTGTGGTGCAGCAGCAACTATTGTTGCAGGAGGCATGGCTGAGAGAATGAAATTTAAGGCCTATCTTATATATTCATTTATTATATCAGCTTTGATCTATCCTACGGTAGGTCATTGGATTTGGGGTGGAGGCTGGCTTGCAAAGATTGGTTTTGCAGATTTTGCAGGTTCAACAGTCGTCCATGCTGTAGGTGGCTTTGCTGCTTTAATAGGAACAATTATACTTAAGCCCAGAATAGGTAAATATAATGTAGATGGTTCAGCCAATGTAATAGCGGGACATAATATACCACTTGCTTCTTTAGGGGTATTTATTCTATGGTTTGGTTGGTTTGGTTTTAATCCTGGTTCGACTTTATCTGTGGGAGATGGCTCTCTCATAAGTAGAGTTGCAATTAATACAAATCTTGCAGCAGCAGCGGGTGGTATTATGGCTATGATTGTGGTCTGGAAGCTATTCGGCAAACCAGATCTATCTATGGCTATGAATGGTGCACTCGCAGGATTGGTGGCTGTCACAGCTCCTTGTGCATTTATTGAGCCTTGGGCGGCTATAACCATAGGAACGGTAGCAGGATTTATTGTAATTGTTGGAGTTTTATTCTTAGATAGAATCAGAGTGGATGATCCAGTTGGAGCTGTTGCAGTCCATGGCTTTAACGGTATTTGGGGAACTCTGTCTGTAGGGCTGTTTGGACAGAAAGTATTAGGGCTAATCAACGATGGATTATTTTATGGTGGTGGATTTAAACAGCTTGGAATACAAGCATTAGGATGTTTGACTGTAGTGCTGTTTATTATAGCTACTATGGGAGTTGTGTTTAAATTAATAGATTTCTTTATAGGGCTTAGAGTTTCAAAAGAAGAGGAGCTAAAAGGTTTAGATATCACTGAACATGGCATGGAATCTTATGCTGGGTTCCAAATATTTACTACTGAATAA
- a CDS encoding P-II family nitrogen regulator produces the protein MRLIIAMIQPHKLPDVKKALYDADVHKMTVTNALGCGQQRGYTETYRGVMQEVNLLKKVRLEIAVNKDFVEPTVKAIVKGANTGSIGDGKIFVLDLPECIRIRTGESGNNAIG, from the coding sequence ATGAGATTAATAATAGCTATGATACAGCCTCATAAATTGCCTGATGTTAAAAAAGCCTTATATGATGCAGATGTTCACAAGATGACAGTTACTAATGCCCTAGGTTGCGGTCAACAGAGAGGTTATACCGAAACCTATAGAGGTGTTATGCAAGAGGTCAATCTGCTTAAGAAGGTTAGACTCGAGATTGCTGTAAACAAAGATTTTGTTGAGCCTACTGTTAAGGCAATTGTAAAAGGAGCTAACACAGGTAGCATAGGAGATGGAAAGATATTTGTTTTAGATCTTCCAGAGTGTATCAGGATTAGAACTGGTGAATCTGGAAATAATGCAATAGGTTAA
- a CDS encoding glutamine synthetase family protein — protein MEKRTKADILKLTKENDVKFIRLWFTDMLGQVKSFAITDKEFENALENGMGFDGSSITGYQDIEESDMIAMPDPDTFAILPWRPGEKAVARMICNVLNPDKTPYEGDPRYVLKKAIKRASDMGFDHFYLGPELEFFYFKNDESTDTLDKGGYFDLTTLDVASDLRRETVLTLEKMGIDVEYSHHEVAPSQHEVDMRYKDALEMADNVITYRIVVKEIASKFGVYATFMPKPIFGENGSGMHVHQSLFKGTKNAFFDSKSEDFLSDTARQYIAGLLKHSKEICSIFAQTTNSYKRLVPGYEAPVYVAWSRRNRSALVRVPLYHPGQEKATRCEFRACDPACNPYLTFAVMLQAGLDGIENGYEIPKAMEENLYHLNDAERKAKGIDTLPDSLGHAISVTENSSLVKKTLGDHIFSRFIEIKKKEWNEYKIQVPQYELDKYLSVL, from the coding sequence ATGGAGAAGAGAACAAAAGCAGATATCTTGAAATTGACGAAAGAGAATGATGTAAAATTCATAAGACTTTGGTTCACAGACATGTTGGGGCAGGTTAAGAGTTTCGCTATTACTGACAAAGAGTTTGAGAATGCACTTGAAAATGGTATGGGTTTTGACGGTTCTTCCATCACTGGTTATCAGGATATAGAAGAATCAGATATGATTGCTATGCCGGATCCGGATACATTCGCTATTCTTCCTTGGCGTCCAGGCGAAAAGGCTGTTGCTAGAATGATATGTAATGTCTTGAATCCAGATAAGACACCCTATGAAGGCGATCCACGCTATGTGCTAAAAAAAGCTATTAAGAGAGCAAGCGATATGGGTTTTGACCATTTCTATCTTGGCCCTGAGCTCGAGTTCTTCTATTTTAAAAATGATGAATCTACAGATACTCTTGATAAAGGAGGATACTTTGACCTTACGACACTTGATGTTGCAAGTGATTTAAGAAGAGAGACTGTTCTTACACTTGAAAAGATGGGTATAGATGTAGAATATTCCCACCATGAAGTGGCGCCATCGCAGCATGAAGTTGATATGCGCTATAAAGACGCTCTAGAGATGGCAGATAACGTTATAACTTATAGGATTGTTGTTAAAGAGATTGCAAGTAAGTTTGGCGTCTATGCTACATTTATGCCTAAACCTATATTCGGAGAGAATGGATCAGGGATGCACGTACATCAATCTCTGTTTAAAGGAACTAAGAATGCTTTCTTTGATTCAAAATCAGAAGATTTTCTATCAGATACTGCACGTCAATATATAGCAGGATTATTGAAACATTCTAAAGAGATATGCTCTATCTTCGCCCAAACTACAAACTCATATAAAAGGTTGGTTCCTGGGTATGAGGCTCCTGTCTATGTGGCTTGGAGCAGAAGGAATAGGAGTGCTCTTGTTAGGGTGCCCTTATATCATCCAGGTCAAGAGAAAGCTACGAGATGCGAGTTTAGAGCTTGTGATCCAGCTTGCAATCCTTATCTTACTTTTGCCGTTATGCTGCAGGCAGGTCTAGATGGAATAGAGAATGGTTATGAAATACCTAAAGCTATGGAAGAGAATCTGTACCACTTAAACGATGCAGAGAGAAAAGCCAAAGGCATAGATACGCTTCCAGATAGTTTGGGCCATGCTATATCTGTAACTGAAAATAGTAGTCTTGTTAAAAAGACATTGGGAGATCATATATTCTCTAGATTTATAGAGATAAAGAAAAAAGAGTGGAATGAATATAAAATTCAAGTTCCTCAGTATGAGCTTGATAAATATTTATCGGTTCTTTGA
- a CDS encoding helix-turn-helix domain-containing protein — protein sequence MKYNAYYKRMGLYYSVIEATEKPLIENTLKTTYGNQLKAAKILGINRNTLRSKIKKLGIELNK from the coding sequence ATGAAATATAATGCATATTATAAGAGGATGGGTCTTTATTACAGCGTGATTGAAGCTACAGAGAAGCCTCTTATTGAAAATACACTTAAGACTACATATGGTAATCAGCTAAAGGCTGCAAAAATATTAGGTATAAATAGGAATACTTTAAGAAGCAAGATAAAGAAATTAGGCATCGAATTAAATAAATAA